The sequence below is a genomic window from Piliocolobus tephrosceles isolate RC106 chromosome 8, ASM277652v3, whole genome shotgun sequence.
cgtattggccaggcttatcttgaagtcctgacctcaggtggtccacctatctcagcctcccaaagtgctgggatcacaggattgagccaccacacccggccttgatttattttcaaacagCAACTCGAACCAGACAGATGAATCTTTCAAAAactcatactttttcttttcttttttttttttttttgagacagagtgttgctttgtcacccaggctggagtgcagttttggcgcgatctctgctcactgcaacctctgcctcccgggttaaagtggctcttctgcctcagcctgccaagtagttgggattacaggcacatgccagcatgcccagctaaattttttgtatttttttagtagagatggggttttaccgtgttgaccagactggtcttgaactcctggcctcaagtgatctgcccgcctcggcctcccaaagtgctgggattacaggtgtgagccactgtgcccagccaaaaactcgtacttttattttttaaaaacttgtatatTTAATGGCACAGTGGCACCATTAGAGCTCACTATtacttcaaactcctgagctcaagtgttccttctgcctaagcctccctaatagctgggactacaggtgggccccatgcctaatttttaaattttttgaagaggCCTGCCTagattgcccaggcttgtctggaactcctggcctcaagcgatcctcctgccttggcctcccaaagtgttggggttataggcatgagttaccaGGCCCagtccatcttttttattttattttatttatttgtttatttgtttttttgagacagagtcttgctctgttgcccagactggaatgcagtggtgtgaccttgcctcactgcaactttggcctcccgggtttaagcgattcttctgcctctgcctctgcctcagcctcttgagtagctggaattacaggtgcccaccacgcccagctaatttttgtatttttagcagagacagggaaggctggtttcgaactcttgacctcaagtgatctgcctgcctcggcctcccaaagtgctagaattacaggcgtgagccactgcacccagcctgtttttttatttttatttatttttatttttttttatttttttttgagacggagtcttgctctgtcgcccaggctggagtgcaatggccggatctcagctcactgcaacctccgcctcccgggttcacgccattctcctgcctcagcctcccgagtagctgggactacaggcgccggccacctcgcccggctaattttttgtatttttagtagagacggggtttcaccgtttcaccgtgttagccaggatggtctcgatctcctgacctcgtgatccgcccgtctcggcctcccaaagtgctgggattacaggcttgagccaccgcgcccggccctgttttttttattttaaaacacatattatttttaatttgcttttaaaactcacatttttaataacaaaggTACATGcttttgttaaaatgtcaaaCAATCCAGGAGTGTAGAAAGGGGAAAGACTCCAGAGGTGACAGTCAGTCTGGGCATCAGATGTGTGTAAGAGACCACTCTGTGGTCCTCTGTGCTCATGTCCTCCTCCTTTAGGCCCCCGGATCCTCTCTGAGCCTGGCTGGTGCCCCTCACCAGCTGCCTTCCTGACTTAAACCAGCCGCTCGGTCTTTTCTGCCCCACACTACCCTGTGCTCACAGCTGGTTCTCTAGGTCATTGTCTTAATTCAACAAGACAAGCTCTTTGAAAGCAGGCCAGCCtttcccctgccccaccccttcCACCTGACACTGAGCCCCAGGAATCTTTTCTGCAGTCCAGCTGATGGAGGCCCTGTGGCCTCCTCTCCCCAGATCTTCCAGGAGCACCCCCTGCATGGCTGCTCAGCCTCCAACAGCTCAGAGGTGGACGGCGGTGAGAACATGACATGGGCCGGGGCAAGACCCACGCTGGGGCCGGGCAACAGGAGCTTGGCTGGGCAGTCTGGGCAGGGGAAGCCCCAGGGCCAGCCCAACACGGCCCTGCTGTCACTGGTGCTCATGGCCGGCACCTTCTTCATCGCCTTCTTCCTGCGCAAATTCAAGAACAGCCGGTTCTTTCCTGGCCGGGTGCGTGGGCTTAAAGGCCAAGAGGGGGTTAGGGGCAGGAAGGGGGGTGGCAGGAAGTCagtggctgtggtggcaggcctCTGAGTGGTGTGCCTGCCCACTCAGATCCGGCGGGTGATTGGGGACTTTGGGGTGCCCATCGCCATCCTCATCATGGTGCTTGTGGATTACAGTATTGAGGACACCTATACCCAGGTAAGGTGCTGCCCGCAGCAGGCAACGGCTGCTGCCTCCACCGCCCTGGGTCTAGGTGTTCCCCTCCAGCCTCCAAACCCAGCCTGTCCTTAAGCTTAAGCCTGTCCTTAAGATGCCAACCCGTTTCCGTGGCATGCCCTCCACATTACCTTAACCCTTGTCCCTACACTGTGTCTGCCCTGCAGAAGCTGAGCGTTCCCAGTGGATTCTCAGTGACTGCCCCAGAAAAGAGGGGCTGGGTCATCAACCCTCTGGGGGAGAAGAGCCCCTTCCCGGTGTGGATGATGGTTGCCAGCCTGCTGCCCGCCATCCtggtcttcatcctcattttcATGGAGACACAGATCACCACGTGAGTGGTCCTGGCCGAAGGGATATGAGAGGCTGGagccccaggccaggctggggaACTCAGCATGAACCTCCAGCCACACTAGGCAATCCCAGGGACCTCAGCGAACCTTGGATGCCTAGATGGCCACAGTTTAATCTGTAGACAGCAGAAAAACCCCCTGATGTTTGCTGGGACAGGAACAGCACGTGGAGGGGCAGGCCAGCCTGGCAGTGCTAGCTGGGAGCTGTTGTGGAGGATAAGGGCTGGGGGCTGAGGTTTTGCTGCTCTATAATGGAATTTGAATCCTGACGGAATGGACAGGGACCACCAGGTTCCAAAGCCAGATGGAGGCACTGGCTGGGCATTCTGGAAAGACCCTGTGGTCTGTGGagttgagtccagcctgggccttAGCAGCACCCCTCCCTCTCTCAGGCTCATCATCTCCAAGAAGGAGCGCATGCTGCAGAAGGGCTCCGGCTTCCACCTGGACCTGCTGCTCATTGTGGCCATGGGCGGCATCTGTGCCCTCTTTGGCCTGCCCTGGTTGGCTGCTGCCACTGTCCGCTCCGTCACTCACGCCAACGCGCTCACTGTCATGAGCAAGGCTGTGGCACCTGGGGACAAGCCCAAGATTCAGGAGGTCAAGGAACAACGGGTGACGGGGCTGCTGGTTGCCCTGCTTGTGGGTACGTTGCCTcttgcccttcccttcccagtgGATTCCCCAGGGCTGGTGGGTCCAGGGGACCCCGTGGCCAACTATTTATCCTGTGCCTCCCATAGGCCTCTCCATAGTTATTGGGGATCTGCTTCGGCAGATCCCCCTCGCTGTGCTCTTTGGAATTTTCCTGTACATGGGAGTCACCTCCCTTAATGGGATCCAGTTCTATGAACGGCTGCATCTGCTGCTCATGCCACCCAAACACCACCCAGATGTCACTTACGTCAAGAAGGTAAGCTCCCCCAGATCCCCACTGGAAGGGGTGTGCCTCTGGCCATCCTGGTCTACTTGGGTCATTCTCCAGCTGCCCCTCccatctgcccacttcagccagCCCCCACCTCCTCTCTGTACCAACCCGGCTCTGTGGCACCTAGGAATGTTCTTCCATCCCCAACTCCGAAGAGGGGAGAGGCTCTTCCCAGCAGCAGGCTGGGGAGGAACCTGGGCTCACCTGTCTCCGCCCCTCAGGTCCGGACCCTCCGTATGCACCTGTTCACGGCCCTGCAGCTGCTCTGCCTGGCCCTGCTCTGGGCCGTCATGTCCACAGCTGCCTCCCTGGCCTTCCCCTTCATCCTCATCCTCACAGTGCCGCTccgcatggtggtgctcacccgCATCTTCACCGAGCGAGAGATGAAATGTGTAAGCCCTCCCGCCTGCCTCCCCCagtccctcctgcctccctgtggATCTGGAAAGGCCCCCCGCCCCCCACTTCCCTTCTTGaccaccccccccaccccacagctgGATGCTAACGAGGCAGAACCGGTGTTTGATGAGCGGGAGGGTGTGGACGAGTACAATGAGATGCCCATGCCTGTGTAGCCGCCACCGAGGGACAACCGAGGGACTGATGGTCGAGGGGACAGGCTGGTGGGATGGGGTCCCCCTCCCATGCCCCTCCCTCCTTTTTATTTAAGTGAATAATTTAAtgtcccctcctcccccactGCCCCTGCAGTAAAGTGCTTTGGCCCCCACCTATCTCTGGCCTTTTGTCTTTGTATGGGGGGCATGAATGGGAAAGAGGCGGGAGACCCAGCTCTGCTCCCCATGCCAAAACTGAGATTCACAATGGGGAAGGAAAGGAACTTTAATGAGAAATCAAAACATAGGGAACCAAAGTGCAAATCATCCACCCCCCATGGGGGGGCCATCCTGAACCCCACATCATCCCTTCAGCCCCCTTCAGGCCCCCAGCGCAGGCCCAGGGCCTGGAGCTTCTGCCTGAGGTAGCTCTTGAGCTGGGGCAGGCCTCTCTGGGACTCCAGTTCCTCGAAGGGTAgctgtggggagaggagagggcagcAGGTTACCCGCAGGCCGGGAGTAAGGATGCGCCACAGGGAAGGCCAGGGCCACTCACCGGCAGGAGCTGGTAGCCCATCAGGCCCAAGTGCCGCTCCCTCAGGGCCCTTGAGCCCAGCAGCACCCTGCCGTCCCGGCAGAAATGCCAGCGTTCCCGCAACACCAGCACCACCCTGCAGGGGGAGGGATGTGGCTCAGGGCATGGCGGGCAAGGTGGCCAGAGCTCCCCCACCCTGCCTCCATTACCTCTGAGCAGGGTCTCGAGTAGTGGGGCTAGAGGCAGCCTGGCCGTGTAGGCAGGACCTTGGTGGGTATGGCAAGAAGGGGTCCTGGGTCCTCACGGGAAGCACAGCACCAGAGCTGCCGACGCACAGCAGGAAGTCTGGAGGGGGAGCAGGGTTGGAGGCCTTAGCCAGAGCTTTGTCTCCATGGGCCTGCCACCTGCCCCTCGCTCACCTGTGCAGTAGCCTGGAGGCACAGTCAGGTCCTGGCGGTATTTCTCCTCCCCCAGCAGCTGGCGCAACCCCTCAGCTACTATGTCCTTGTGACTGAGGAGAAACGACACCAGTAGCAGGAAGGGCCCGGCACCTCATCCTAGTCTGTCCCAGTCTAGTGCCACCACCCTGGGTAAAGCCCTCTCCTGCTTCGGGGCCCAGTTTTATGGTGGCTGAGAGCTCCTTAGCTTTGGCTTCATGGTCCCTCTGGCTTTTCCACTCTGCTGCTCCCAGGCTGGCCCCTCCCCTTACCCCAGGCTGCCCCATCCACCTGTACTTGCAGCGGGCACGGTCGGTGATGAGAGGCTGGGGAAAGATGGGCACTTGCTGCCTTCGGGGAAGGCGGGGACCCCGGTATCCTGGGAGCTCCAGCTCCACGGCCGTGTCCAGCAGGGAGAGGTAGCGACGCACAATCAGAGCATGAGGGGTGCCTGTGGGGAGGCGGGGACTGGGGCTCTGGGCTGCAGGCCACCCTGTTCCCCTGCCTCTCCAGCCCTCAGGGGCCCAGCCGGCCATCCTGGCTGCGTACCACTGATGTAGTTGATGAAGCCAGGGGAAAAAACAAAGTGCAGGGCTCTGAAGGGCAGGCACCGCAGTTGGCACAGTGACATCAAGATGTTGACTGTAGCCAGGGGTGCCACCCCTGCTTCCCGAGCCAGGATCCTCTCAAGGCAGGGCATAAACTGCTGTTCCAGGGGCAGGTAGTTCAGCCGCCCAAAGGGCAGAACCAACTTCTGTACCACCTGTGGAGGAAGAGCAGTTCATTACCCAGTGTGAAGTATTTCTGCAGTCATTTTTTACAAGCTAAGCCTTAGAGAGGCTTAGCCCTCAAGTTTCTAACACTGCTGTAAAGACAGGACAGTCCCTACAGCCTCACAGTTCAACAGCAAAGCAGTCACAAGCTGCACATGACTAATCACCAGACAGGCGGAGGGGACATCACTGTGGGGTTTGGCCCTGAAGACTTCAAGGAGAGGGATGGGTGGAGCTAGGATGGTGCTAAGAGTGCTTTGGGAAACTGCAGAGTTCCAGGAATGCATGCTGGTGACAGGAGGTGGGCAAGTAACAGAGCGGGTGTAGGAAAAGATGTCCCAGGGGACAGAGAGGGTGTGTCTGCTTCAGGAAAAGGATAGCTGAGCTGCACAGGGTGCTGGGCCTGACGAGGTCCCTGAGAATGACTGAGATGCACTGGAGGGTGGGTGGCAAGCCCACCTTGCTGCTGAGCTGGGTTTCCTGAACCACCAGGAAGTGGGCAATGGCTTCCAGGAGCTGGGGCTCCCGCAACCGGTGCCGGGCCAGGTGCTGGGCCAGGAGCACCATCACATGGGGAGTCAGTTCCTCTGGCCTTGCCTCTGTGAAGAACAGCCTGTCACGCTGGGCCTTGGCTGGACCTCCAGCTGGCTCAATTCCACCTCAGCCCAGCCAACTGAGACCACCTTTCTCCTCCTGTCAACCCCCCCAACCCCATCTGACTTTAACCCCCTCCAGCACCTGCCAGGCTGCTGATCAGATGCTGCCGTGGATACCGCAGAAAACGGGGACAGCTTAGAGCAGCTTCCAACCTTTGCCCACCTCGGAGAAGGGGCTGCAAAGGGGGAGGTGGCTTCGGAGGGAGGCGGAGCCTTCGCTCCTGTTCCAGGGCACACACCAGGGGACCATCGGACGGAAAGCCTGAGGGGGAGAGGTAAAAGGCAGCCTGGTACCAGAGCTGTGCTGCTGTTCCAATCGTGAGGTTACTTGAATTCCCCACCTTTCTCCTCTCTGTTTCCTGAGCAAGAAGGTGTGCTAGAGTTTAAGTGCAAACACTAGAGAAATGTAAAGTATCATGTCGCTATGAGGTATCAAAACGGTCTGTGGGGAGTACATACAAAGATGGcaaataggcttttttttttttttttgagatagagtctagctctgtcacccgggctggagtgcagtggccggatctcagctcactgcaagctctgccccccaggtttacaccattctccggcctcagcctcctgagtagctgggactacaggcgcccgccacctcgcctggctcgttttttgtattttttagtagagacggggtttcaccgtgttagccaggatggtcttgatctcctgacctcgtgatccgcccgtctcggcctcccaaagtgctgggattacaggtttgagccaccgcgcccggccgaggcttTCATCTTGTACCAATTGTGACAAATTATGGTGGCTTCCTAGGGCACTCTATTAGCAGGAATCTGAGGTGGCACCCTAGCGAGGCTGGAAGGAGTGCATTCGTCTCATGATGTCTGCCACAGACACAGGACGGGAGCAGGAGCAACCATTCCTGGGCAAACGCCTGAGAGGCTGGGTCTCTCCGTTGTCCTCTACTGTTCTCCCTATTCTTCATTAACACCCAGCCCCCCAGGCGCCCACCTCAAGCCCCTCCTCACCAAGTAAGACTGCAAGGTGCAGACACACGTGGATGGTGTGAATGTCAAAGGAGGGGCAGTTTCGGATGATGAGCTGACTCAAGTCCTGCAGTGTGGCCTGCTCCACAGGAGGGGGCCGTGGCCGAGACCCCAAGAGCTGGCCCAGACGACGAAGCGCCACCGAGTAGTGGTGGGCGCGCACTTTGGTGGGGTTCTGGCCCAGCCAGCGCAGCAGCTCCCCGGGGCTCTTTGCCTGTTCCAGAAGCCGCTGCAGTCCTTGCACAGGACCTGCACTGGGGCCTCCTCCAAGTGGCCGGTCCGCCCATTTGCTGGGCCCCAAACAGCAGGGCTGTACTGGAGGGATCAGTAGCAGGCCAGACAGCCGAGCAGGGGAGGTCTGAGCAGAGAGCAGGACTCGAAGCATGGAGTTGGGTGATGGAGACCCTGAGGGGCAGCCCAAAAAAGGGGGTGAGGTTTTCTCCAAAGGGGAGAAAGACCTGCTACCTACTCCTTACCTCACTCCTCATTTAGGGGGCCTGTGGTCAGAGCAACCAACCCTTTGTGACTGCTCTGGGCCTCTTCCCCACCCCGCCCCTCTGCCTCCTTCCACGCCTTTGAAACAGCAATCATAATCCTCAGTGCGCTCAGCGCACTACTTGCAAAGCAATTCCACATGCACCATCTCTGATGCTCCTTACACGCCCATGAAAAGTAGGCAGGGCTGGCATTACCTCATTTCACCAGTGGAGAAACGCAGGCCCAGAGCAGCGAAGGGGTTAAGCCCGAGGTCATTAACCGGGTTAGTGGTCGCGCCCAGTCTGGAGCCCAGGCGGCACCGGCGTGCACTCTCCCAACCACCTCCCACTCCCGCAGGAGGCGGCGGCGGCACAGAGGGTGGAACGCGGGCTCCGCGGCTGGACGGCGCTGGGTTCCATGCTGGGCGCTCCCACTCACCAGCGgcgtgaccttggacaagtggcTTCGTCTAAGTCTCCTCACCCGTGAAATGAAAACGCAGCGCCCACCTCGCAGGGCGCACGTGGAGCCCGAGTGCACCGCTTTGCGATGGAGTGGGGTCGGCGAAGTCGGGGGCCCCCACACCCACCCCGGCCCAGGGACGCCAGGAGACCGTGGCCGCTGCCGCTAACACCAGCTCCCGCTGCCCTCCCACAGCCCTCCCCGCAGGCGCCACCCCTACATGACTCCCCGGGCCCTGCGCAGGTCGCTCCCTCAGTCGGTCTCGGGGCCCGGGGGCCGGGTTCCCCCCGAGGCCTCCTCATCGGCTGGCCACTGAGTCCGCCATCTTCCCAGCAGCCCCCAGATAGCCGCCCGGACACCAATCCCGAAACAGCTATCGACCAGCGGAGACGTGGCTCCCGGCAGGCACTGCGAGCCAGGGAGTCGTGAGCCCCGCCCGCGGGAAGTGCGCGCGCGGCACCGGGGGCGGGGCCACGGAGGCCGGCGCCAAAGCCAGAGCAGAACGCGGGGGAGAAGGGAAAGCGGTGGGCCAGAGCCGAGGGCGCAGTCCGTGCCGTTCTCTCCCAAGGGGCGAGGACTCCCTGCCCACTATCCcgcacacactcagacacactgCAAGAGTGAAAACTTCACAGTTACTTTAATCTGCACAGGTTCCGGGGAACTCCTATGCCCCTCCCCTTCACCTGCCTCCCACCGTCCTGGCGTCCCCAACTCAGCCCAGGGAGCTGTCAGGGATTGGAGGCGGCTGGGTCCTCCGGCAGAACGCTAAGACGGGCCCCGGGGACGGCCGGGCTCTGCCCGGGGCCGAGGCAGCGACAGCAGATGCCCGACCCCGAGGAGCCCACTCCCAGTACGGACTGAGGGCCAGCAGCCCCGGGAGGTGGCCCCGAGCCCCGGTGGTCGCAGGGCGGGGCCTCTGCCAGCCCCTGGAGTCTTCTGCGGCGCAGGGCTGGGCTCCAGGGCAGCGGGAAGAGGCAGGCCGGAGAGACGGGCCTGGGCAGGCAGCAGCTCCCGCTGCGGCGCGGGGAGCAAGGTCCAGAGGGGCCGGCGACGCTGCCAAACGCCCGCGGAGGCACTACGGGCGGTACATGGCAAAGGCCAGGAGACTGAGGAGCAGGGTGAAGCCGGCCAGGCCCAGAGTGGCGGTCAGGGGAAAGAAGGGCCGGTACTGGATCTGGCAGtaccacagcagcagcagcagcaggagcagcagggGCAGCAGCAGGCTGCCGATTTCCAGCCCGGAGGGGCCGGGCTCGGACCCCGGCGGGCAGGGGGGATTTGGGGGGCCGACCCTCGTGGACACGTGGCAGTGGAGAACGCAGTTGGGAGGGAGGTGAAGGCTGCCCAGGGTCTGGGTGTCGTCGCCTAGCAGCTGCCCTTGGTAGATGAGTCGCACCTGCTGTTCCCGGCCAGGAAACTGGGTCCTGAGGAGAGAGGGACCTGGGTAAGAGAGCAGGCCTCAGGCAATCCTAGTCCCTGGCCCCGGAACAACACTCCcaccctccccctgccctccACAACACACGGGCCCTGGCCTGGGAGGGGCAGTCTGCCAAGGGAACAAGTGCAGTTGTGATCTGGGGCGCTCGGCGCCTCCACTATAAAGGAGGGCTGGGTCTTAGGTCTCTCCGGGGCCTTCTGTGaccactccccccacccctgtCTTTAGCATTGCTCCTGCCTCTTGACCTACTTACCTTTTCAAGGAGCCAATGGTGTCGTGGGGCCAGGCCCTGGCCACCTGCTCTGAATCATTGAGGAATTTCAGCCGTAGCACGAGGGGCTCCTGCGGGGAGTCCGGGGCTGGTGGTGTTGCTGTGACCCCCGTGCTGGGCTCTGGCTGTGCAGCTTGACCTCTGTGTCTCAGGCTGGGGGTCTCTGCCCCTGGGACCTCCGCTCTCATGCTGTCGGTAGCTGCCATGGCTGCGCTGGGCTGGGATGGCGTTGGGGTCCCTGACGGCTGGGGCAGTGGGTCCCCGCCCTCAGCGGTGTGCGTTGAGACCCAGGCGAGGGCCAGCACCAGAAGGCAGGCAAGCACCGAGAAAAGGACGGTCACCTCATCACCCACCCCTTCAATCAGGGTCATGGCGCCTGCCTTGCCCGCCGCGCTACCGAGCTGGAGAGGCACAAAGAGCCCGTGAGGCGCAGGCCCTCTGACCAGGAGCCCTGGAACCTCCACAGggtcctgcccccaccccaccgcGATGCTCCCACCGTCCTCAGCCTCGGTTCCCTCACCCACCCCAGGGTACCGGCTGCTTTGCCTCCCAGTCGCCCCAAACTTGCCTCCAGGTGCCCCTTCCCATCGCCGAATCCCAAGTCCTAACTTTCTGTCATCTGAGCTCGAGGTCTTCAACCAGCTCCCAACTCACCCAAACCCTATCCCAAGGTAAGGGCCTAAGCAACGCCTCCCCTAAACTTCACCCCAGCCAAACATCACCCCCAAGCGTATCTGTTCTCCTGCCCACTACACCCCAGTGTGTCTACTCCTTCACCGACTTCACCCCATGCTCATCTACTCCGTTCCTAAAGTTTCTCCGAGGTGGGGGTAGAGCCTCTGTGCCctcaccccccgccccccgcgtTACGGTTCACCTAAACCCCACCCGCGGCACAGGACTGCTTCCCAGGCTTCCCCCACAGCAAACGTCAAACTCCGCCCCTGGGCAATCTGGAGCCTCCGAGCGTCACCACCCACCCAGCTCCGTCCCCTCAACCCCACTCCGCGGAGGCCCAACTCCACGCCTTCTCTGGAAGTGTCTCCAAGCCCCGCGGGCTGCCAGACCCCAGATCCCGCCCGGAATCCGAGACTTCACGttccctacccccacccctcaTCACCCCTCCCACCTTCCCGCCCCCCGGAGCCGCAGGAGGGCACGGCGATCCCGGGCAGGACAGGGCGGGCGGGGCCCGGCCGGGGCCCTGGGCGGCGGGGTGGGCGCGGTCACGGCGCGGGGACTCACCGCCCGGCTGCCCCAGCTCCATCGCGGCCCCTCGGGCACTTCCGGGCGGGAGGCGCGGAGGTCGCAGGCACCTGAAGCACCCCTCCTTCCTCGCCGCCGCGGCCCGGGGCATTGTGGGACTTGTAGTCCGGCGCCGCTCTGTCCCCGCCCTCCGCCCTGCGGACCCACGTGCTGGGCTCCACCCGCGGTTCTCTGCGCCAGCAGATCGCGGAGGGGCCGGCGGGGACGGCTTTGGGGGGTTGCGCTACCCGCTAGAGGTTTGGGTGGCAGCAGGGtccgccccctcccccgccaACAGCCACAGCATCTGTCACACCAGACACCGACGTCAGCTGAAGCGCGTCAGAGCACCCGTGTTCGTGATGCAGTGAGGAAGGCTCTGAGGAACTCAGGTGGCCCTACCCTTATGTCAGAGTGGACGCCAGAAGGCACTTTGGCCACCAAAATTAATTCTTTAGCCCAGAGCCCAATATCCATGGGCTGTCCCACCAGGCTGGCCAGGGATACCCATCCTCAGGGCTGCCCCCTTTCCTTGGTCCCTTCCTCCACCTTGCCTTTTCAGGACTGTGGAAGAAGCATAGACCTTGGAACCTGGCGCAAATCCTGATCCCTTATCCTGTGCttagctatatgaccttgggtGGGTTATTGAATCTCTCTAAagattaatttcttcctttctgaaacATACTTCGTAAGTCAATCATAAGGAAGAAATTAgatgttttattaaaaagtgtGAAAACTAAGGTACATGTCACACAGTAGCTATTTGCTCACCTCCACCCAAAGCTGGTCCCTGGAATCGGGTCCTTGGTGTGTTACTGtgtggatggcattgaatcccAGGCCTGTGGATATCTGTGGATTTTTCCCTCTGGGCTCCCGTAGCCCCAGAGATCTCACATCCTGGTTTTTACAGGCCAGTcttgatttaaaataatctatccTAGTTTTCCCATAGTTCTTGCCTACTGTGGGAGCAAGTGGCCCAAATATTGCCTTAGGAATGTCAGTCTAGATTGATACCATACAGAACTAACCTATCTAGTTCCATCCcttctgttcattcatttattctactaacatatttttaaaagatatactatggccaggcgcggtggcttatgtctgtaatcctggcactttgggagaccaaagtaggcggatcactgaggtcaggagttcgagaccagcctggccaacatgataaaagcccatctctactgaaaaaaaaaaaaaaaaattagttggatgtggtggcaggtgcccgtaattccagctactcaggaggctgaggcaggagaatcatttgaacgcgggaggtggaggttgcagtgagctgagatcgagccactgcactccaacctgggcgacagagtgagactctgtctcaaaatatatatatgcatatatatatatatgcacacacactatatgccaggcattgtgcaagATACTGGGGAATAAAATGGTGAATCAGATCCTCTTCCTGCCCTCATGTGGCTCCATATACTAGTAGAGGAGCTAGTCGTGTGAACAGCCCATCAGAGCTATAACAGGTGTGTGCTAGTTGCTGGGGCAACACATTTGAGGAGCTCGTTGCTCTTAGTATCTCTCTTGGGAGGTATACCTGGTGCTACTTCCTGCTGTCAATTCTAATTAAGCATCTAAAAGAGATGTTGGATGTTACTTTTAGCATTATACAGCATCAGAGCTAGGTTTTCTGTTCAACCACTATATTTTGCAGATGAAACCTAGAGAGGGCACAAGATATCCTTAAGGTTATACAGGGAGATAGAAACACAGACACAGATTCCTCAGGAACTTAGGAGACCTTATGTGTTGATTAGCTTGCACCAGGTGTTTTGGAAGGTACAAGGAACTCAGGAATAGTGACTAGGTTGGTACTGGGGCTGAGTTGTGTGGGTAATCAAATGGTGGACAGCTTCATGCTGGGAAACGATCCAGCTTGGCCAGGGAAGTGGAAGTGTGTGTAAGAAGGACGATGTGTGT
It includes:
- the FASTK gene encoding fas-activated serine/threonine kinase isoform X2, encoding MLRVLLSAQTSPARLSGLLLIPPVQPCCLGPSKWADRPLGGGPSAGPVQGLQRLLEQAKSPGELLRWLGQNPTKVRAHHYSVALRRLGQLLGSRPRPPPVEQATLQDLSQLIIRNCPSFDIHTIHVCLHLAVLLGFPSDGPLVCALEQERRLRLPPKPPPPLQPLLRGGQRLEAALSCPRFLRYPRQHLISSLAEARPEELTPHVMVLLAQHLARHRLREPQLLEAIAHFLVVQETQLSSKVVQKLVLPFGRLNYLPLEQQFMPCLERILAREAGVAPLATVNILMSLCQLRCLPFRALHFVFSPGFINYISGTPHALIVRRYLSLLDTAVELELPGYRGPRLPRRQQVPIFPQPLITDRARCKYSHKDIVAEGLRQLLGEEKYRQDLTVPPGYCTDFLLCVGSSGAVLPVRTQDPFLPYPPRSCLHGQAASSPTTRDPAQRVVLVLRERWHFCRDGRVLLGSRALRERHLGLMGYQLLPLPFEELESQRGLPQLKSYLRQKLQALGLRWGPEGG
- the FASTK gene encoding fas-activated serine/threonine kinase isoform X1 — protein: MRRPRGEPGPRAPRPTEGATCAGPGESWSPSPNSMLRVLLSAQTSPARLSGLLLIPPVQPCCLGPSKWADRPLGGGPSAGPVQGLQRLLEQAKSPGELLRWLGQNPTKVRAHHYSVALRRLGQLLGSRPRPPPVEQATLQDLSQLIIRNCPSFDIHTIHVCLHLAVLLGFPSDGPLVCALEQERRLRLPPKPPPPLQPLLRGGQRLEAALSCPRFLRYPRQHLISSLAEARPEELTPHVMVLLAQHLARHRLREPQLLEAIAHFLVVQETQLSSKVVQKLVLPFGRLNYLPLEQQFMPCLERILAREAGVAPLATVNILMSLCQLRCLPFRALHFVFSPGFINYISGTPHALIVRRYLSLLDTAVELELPGYRGPRLPRRQQVPIFPQPLITDRARCKYSHKDIVAEGLRQLLGEEKYRQDLTVPPGYCTDFLLCVGSSGAVLPVRTQDPFLPYPPRSCLHGQAASSPTTRDPAQRVVLVLRERWHFCRDGRVLLGSRALRERHLGLMGYQLLPLPFEELESQRGLPQLKSYLRQKLQALGLRWGPEGG
- the TMUB1 gene encoding transmembrane and ubiquitin-like domain-containing protein 1, with translation MTLIEGVGDEVTVLFSVLACLLVLALAWVSTHTAEGGDPLPQPSGTPTPSQPSAAMAATDSMRAEVPGAETPSLRHRGQAAQPEPSTGVTATPPAPDSPQEPLVLRLKFLNDSEQVARAWPHDTIGSLKRTQFPGREQQVRLIYQGQLLGDDTQTLGSLHLPPNCVLHCHVSTRVGPPNPPCPPGSEPGPSGLEIGSLLLPLLLLLLLLLWYCQIQYRPFFPLTATLGLAGFTLLLSLLAFAMYRP